The window GCCGACGGGCTGTCAACGCCGCTTCAGCTGCCGGTGACGACGAGGTCGAAGGACTCGGGTGGGCGGACGACCGTGAAGTAGACCTGCTCAGCCACGTCCCACCGGGCGTTCCACCCGTCGTCGTCGCCACGCTCGGCGAGGCGTTGCGCTCGGAGTGACCGGGGCGTGTCGACGAGAACAGACAGGTCGACGAAGGCCGCCAGCTCCGGTCGCGCGGAGTAGACGCCGTCGACCACGACGCCTGGCGCCGGCGGGATCTGCACGGTCCGTCGCGCCAGGCGTCCGCCCGTCGCCCAGTCGTACGGCCGGTATCGCGCCCGCAGCCCTGAGCGGAGGGGGACCAGGGCCTCGTCCCGGAGACGTTCCCAGTCGAAGTACCGCGCAACAGCCTCCTCCGGAGCCAGCTCGCGGCGTACGGCGTCATCCATCACGCGGTAGAAGTCGTCCGCGGTCACGACTGTTGCTCCGCCGTACGGAGCCAGCCGGCCCGCCAAGGTGCTTTTGCCCGATCCGCTGTAGCCGTCGATGGCCACCGTGACGACACCACGCGAGGCGAGGCGACGTACGTGCGCACCGACGTGTGCCGGCGACGACCGGATCATGAAGGCGACGATGCCCTCACCTCAGTCCCCACGCCACTCTCGGTGTCAGGGCATCGGCCTTGGTTCGATGACGACGACCGCGGTCTCCGCGGACCGCAGCGCCGCGTAGCCGTCCAGGTTGGTGTCGACCTGCTGCCACCGCGCCCACAGGCGGGCCCGCTCGTCCCCCTCTGCGGCGTGCACCCGGGCCGGCCGCGGCCCGTCACCGGTGTCGATCGTGACGTCAGGGTCGGCCTGGACGTTGAGCCACCACGCCGGCTCGGCCTCGGCCCAGCCGTTCATCGCCAGGGTGACCAGCCGGGGGCCGTCCTCGACGTAGCCGAGCAGCACTGTGCGC is drawn from Actinomycetes bacterium and contains these coding sequences:
- a CDS encoding uridine kinase, translating into MIRSSPAHVGAHVRRLASRGVVTVAIDGYSGSGKSTLAGRLAPYGGATVVTADDFYRVMDDAVRRELAPEEAVARYFDWERLRDEALVPLRSGLRARYRPYDWATGGRLARRTVQIPPAPGVVVDGVYSARPELAAFVDLSVLVDTPRSLRAQRLAERGDDDGWNARWDVAEQVYFTVVRPPESFDLVVTGS
- a CDS encoding nitroreductase/quinone reductase family protein — encoded protein: MTEAHDKAPWLPPRWFVRLFWHAHRGVYRVTRGHVGLWRPRGDRWGTLRLTATGRRSRTQRTVLLGYVEDGPRLVTLAMNGWAEAEPAWWLNVQADPDVTIDTGDGPRPARVHAAEGDERARLWARWQQVDTNLDGYAALRSAETAVVVIEPRPMP